Proteins from a genomic interval of Tenacibaculum sp. SZ-18:
- a CDS encoding DUF2029 domain-containing protein, which translates to MFIKKASFTAITIISCLLYYIFAYHLERTFFGKIILFWTALFTGYIFFINLNFSFKNLATIAILFRLVFLLAMPNLSQDFYRFIWDGRMILENLNPYISLPQTFIEEEFLIIEQAEELYAGMGPMNGSHYTNYPPLNQLCFFIAALFSGKSILGSVIIMRLQIIFADIGIIYFGSKLLRKLDINPNNIFLYALNPFIIIELTGNLHYEPVMLFFLIIALYLFHKRKWILSGFMFAFSISIKLIPLLFLPIFLKRFLLRGRKIKWKENGIKLLLFYVIIIGTNGILFLPFISEFLISNYSNSVGLWFRSFEFNASLYYIFREIGYLFRGYNEIAIIGKITPILTIIFILLISLFRRNKTTTEIITTMLLASSFYYFTTTTMHPWYLATLVVLSIFTEYRFPLIWSFIIILSYQAYANLTWKENLWFVTLEYSILYGFLIYELKKPTQRLSGKNCYEKEKESGL; encoded by the coding sequence GTTATATTATATATTTGCTTATCATCTTGAAAGAACTTTTTTTGGAAAAATTATCTTATTTTGGACAGCTCTTTTTACTGGATATATTTTTTTCATTAATTTAAACTTTTCTTTTAAAAACTTAGCAACAATTGCTATTTTATTTAGGTTAGTTTTTTTGTTAGCTATGCCTAACTTATCGCAAGACTTTTATAGGTTTATATGGGACGGAAGAATGATTTTAGAAAATTTAAATCCTTATATATCCCTTCCACAAACATTTATCGAGGAGGAATTTTTAATTATTGAGCAAGCTGAAGAGCTTTATGCGGGAATGGGACCAATGAATGGAAGTCATTACACCAACTATCCTCCATTAAATCAATTATGCTTTTTTATTGCAGCTTTATTTTCTGGTAAATCAATTTTAGGCTCTGTCATTATAATGCGTCTTCAAATTATTTTTGCAGATATTGGAATCATATATTTTGGATCGAAATTATTGCGTAAACTTGATATAAATCCGAATAACATATTTTTATATGCTCTCAATCCATTTATTATAATAGAGTTAACAGGAAATCTGCATTACGAACCAGTAATGTTATTTTTCTTAATTATAGCACTCTATCTTTTTCATAAAAGAAAATGGATATTATCTGGATTTATGTTTGCATTTTCCATTAGTATTAAATTAATCCCATTGTTATTTCTTCCCATATTTTTGAAACGTTTTCTATTAAGAGGTAGAAAGATAAAATGGAAAGAGAATGGGATTAAACTTCTACTTTTTTATGTTATTATCATTGGTACGAATGGAATATTATTTCTTCCTTTTATTTCAGAGTTTTTAATTAGTAATTACAGTAATTCTGTTGGACTATGGTTTCGATCATTTGAATTCAATGCAAGTTTATACTATATCTTCAGAGAAATAGGATATCTTTTCCGTGGTTATAATGAAATAGCAATCATTGGTAAAATTACGCCTATCCTAACCATTATCTTTATCTTATTAATAAGTTTATTTAGAAGAAATAAAACAACAACAGAAATCATAACCACTATGTTATTAGCATCGTCGTTCTATTATTTTACTACAACTACTATGCATCCATGGTATTTGGCAACACTAGTGGTATTATCAATATTTACAGAATATAGATTCCCTTTAATTTGGTCATTCATAATTATTTTGAGCTATCAAGCTTATGCAAATTTAACATGGAAAGAAAATTTATGGTTTGTAACTCTAGAATATAGTATCCTATACGGATTCTTAATTTATGAACTAAAAAAACCCACTCAAAGATTGAGTGGGAAAAATTGCTATGAAAAAGAAAAAGAAAGTGGTTTATAA
- a CDS encoding acyltransferase, with protein sequence MSKLKEYFSHETAVIDEGCVIGQGTKIWHFSHVMTNCSIGEGCNLGQNVVVSPSVVLGKNVKVQNNVSIYTGVICEDDVFLGPSMVFTNVINPRSAVNRKNEFKQTLVKKGASIGANATIICGITIGEYALIGAGAVVTKDVPAFALVVGNPSKPIGWVSKNGHRLNFNENGRAICPETSEKYILIEDRLMLEK encoded by the coding sequence ATGAGCAAGTTAAAAGAATATTTTTCCCATGAAACAGCGGTTATAGATGAAGGCTGTGTTATTGGGCAAGGAACCAAAATTTGGCACTTCAGTCATGTAATGACTAATTGCAGTATTGGTGAAGGTTGTAATTTAGGTCAGAATGTGGTTGTTTCCCCTTCTGTTGTTCTTGGAAAGAACGTAAAAGTTCAAAATAATGTTTCCATTTATACAGGGGTTATTTGTGAAGATGATGTTTTTTTGGGGCCTTCAATGGTTTTTACGAATGTGATCAATCCGCGAAGCGCTGTCAATAGAAAGAATGAATTTAAACAAACTTTGGTAAAGAAAGGCGCAAGTATTGGTGCAAACGCTACAATTATATGCGGTATTACAATTGGTGAATATGCACTCATTGGTGCTGGAGCTGTTGTAACTAAGGATGTACCTGCTTTTGCATTAGTAGTTGGAAACCCATCAAAACCGATTGGTTGGGTAAGTAAGAATGGACATCGTTTAAATTTTAATGAGAATGGAAGAGCTATTTGTCCGGAAACATCTGAAAAATATATACTTATCGAAGATAGATTAATGTTAGAAAAATAA
- a CDS encoding energy transducer TonB, which produces MKKLKKHPRKQLEKYSNIFTQLGLVLVLFIVFVTLEHQTEKKSEAIARDFIINDDNTFTLSDYVKIPKIVEVHKPTPKPRVIPKVVPLINFKPVKETSKIEVTEPAIVVSDNTPVITTKVIPAENKEPTLVGPVSINNVQRAPIFKGCERSSEIENRRCFESKMKQLVLRNFNTELANELGLRSGKKRIMTQFVIDKNGYVTDIQIRAPHPELKKEAGRIIGKIPKLTPGMQNDKAVKVKYTLPISFMVE; this is translated from the coding sequence ATGAAAAAGTTAAAGAAGCATCCCAGAAAACAGCTAGAGAAATACTCTAACATATTTACACAATTAGGTTTAGTTTTAGTTTTGTTTATTGTTTTTGTTACATTAGAACATCAAACAGAAAAGAAATCAGAAGCAATTGCGCGAGATTTTATTATAAACGACGATAATACGTTCACATTATCTGATTATGTAAAGATTCCGAAAATAGTTGAAGTACATAAACCTACCCCTAAACCTAGAGTTATTCCAAAAGTAGTTCCCCTTATTAACTTTAAACCAGTAAAAGAAACATCTAAGATTGAGGTAACGGAACCTGCCATTGTAGTTTCTGATAATACGCCAGTAATCACAACCAAAGTTATACCTGCAGAAAATAAGGAACCAACATTGGTTGGGCCTGTATCAATAAATAACGTACAGAGAGCTCCTATTTTTAAGGGTTGTGAACGATCTTCTGAAATCGAGAACAGAAGGTGTTTTGAAAGTAAAATGAAGCAGTTGGTATTACGAAACTTTAATACGGAGTTAGCCAACGAATTAGGACTAAGAAGCGGAAAAAAGAGAATTATGACTCAGTTTGTTATTGATAAAAATGGATATGTTACAGATATTCAAATAAGGGCCCCACATCCGGAGCTAAAAAAGGAGGCTGGAAGAATCATTGGTAAAATACCTAAATTGACGCCAGGTATGCAAAACGACAAGGCTGTTAAAGTTAAATATACATTGCCAATTAGTTTTATGGTAGAATAA
- a CDS encoding energy transducer TonB → MEIKKNPKFNLENYSKLFIQLGLVLALFVTYVAIEHKTYDKSIGDLGVADLGNDIDEETLVINAPPPPPPPPVTPPPPTPEKIEVVEDDKEIEETVIESTETDESESVEVEEIVEAVEEEEVIEDVPFSIIEDVPVFPGCTGSNQQKKDCLNKKMRKHVQRYFDAELANELGLPSGKKRIFVQFKIDKDGSITSIQARAPHPRLKKEAERIVKKLPKMKPGRQRGKAVRVGYTLPITFNVE, encoded by the coding sequence ATGGAAATAAAGAAAAATCCAAAATTTAACCTTGAAAACTACAGTAAACTGTTCATTCAGTTAGGTTTAGTTTTGGCTTTGTTTGTAACATATGTTGCAATTGAGCATAAGACCTATGATAAATCTATTGGTGATCTTGGTGTGGCGGACTTAGGAAATGACATTGATGAAGAGACTTTAGTAATTAATGCACCACCACCACCACCGCCTCCACCCGTAACTCCACCACCACCAACACCAGAAAAAATCGAGGTTGTTGAAGACGATAAGGAAATTGAAGAAACAGTTATTGAATCTACTGAAACTGATGAGTCTGAATCTGTAGAAGTTGAAGAAATCGTTGAGGCAGTAGAGGAAGAAGAAGTAATTGAGGATGTACCTTTTTCAATCATTGAAGATGTACCAGTTTTCCCTGGATGTACAGGATCAAACCAGCAAAAGAAAGATTGTTTAAATAAGAAGATGCGTAAGCACGTTCAGAGGTATTTCGATGCTGAATTAGCAAACGAATTAGGATTGCCATCAGGAAAAAAAAGAATTTTTGTTCAATTTAAAATTGACAAAGATGGTTCGATTACTAGTATTCAAGCAAGAGCTCCACATCCAAGATTAAAGAAAGAGGCTGAGCGAATTGTAAAAAAGTTACCTAAAATGAAACCTGGTAGACAAAGAGGTAAGGCCGTAAGAGTGGGTTATACTTTACCGATTACTTTCAACGTTGAATAG
- a CDS encoding VanZ family protein, with protein MQSKFIYLAIVVTVGIAVLSLIKINAPAVSLSYSDKAFHTLAYFVLGFLWLLAIRKKGTKFAVILLVILFGILLEILQSLLTDYRTFEYLDMVANSLGAFISVLAFTYIEKKQSKLLNSL; from the coding sequence TTGCAGAGTAAATTTATTTATTTAGCAATTGTTGTAACTGTAGGAATAGCTGTTTTAAGTTTGATTAAAATTAATGCTCCTGCAGTTAGTTTAAGTTATTCTGATAAAGCATTTCATACATTGGCCTATTTTGTTCTTGGTTTTTTATGGTTGTTAGCAATAAGAAAAAAGGGCACGAAATTTGCAGTGATATTATTAGTGATTTTGTTTGGAATCCTTTTAGAAATTCTACAATCACTATTGACGGATTATAGGACCTTTGAATACTTAGATATGGTAGCAAATAGTTTAGGGGCATTCATATCAGTTTTAGCTTTCACATATATTGAAAAAAAGCAGTCCAAATTGTTAAATAGCTTGTAA
- the gcvH gene encoding glycine cleavage system protein GcvH has product MNIPAELKYTKDHEWVKVEGDVAIIGITDFAQSELGDIVYVDVDTLDETVETEEVFGSVEAVKTVSDLFMPLTGEIIEFNEKLEDEPELVNSDPYGEGWMIKVKISDNAQVDSLLDADAYKEIIAE; this is encoded by the coding sequence ATGAATATTCCAGCTGAATTAAAGTATACTAAAGACCACGAATGGGTAAAAGTTGAAGGAGATGTTGCTATTATAGGTATTACTGATTTTGCTCAGAGCGAATTAGGAGATATCGTATACGTAGATGTAGATACATTAGATGAGACAGTTGAAACAGAAGAAGTTTTTGGTTCTGTTGAAGCCGTAAAAACAGTTTCTGATTTATTTATGCCTTTAACAGGAGAAATTATTGAATTTAATGAGAAATTAGAAGACGAGCCAGAATTAGTAAATTCTGATCCCTACGGAGAAGGATGGATGATTAAGGTTAAGATTTCTGATAACGCTCAAGTTGATAGTTTATTAGATGCTGATGCTTACAAAGAAATTATTGCAGAGTAA